The Plasmodium yoelii strain 17X genome assembly, chromosome: 14 DNA segment TTTACCCGCAATATGATACCACTGATGATGTCTCAATTTAAAATTACTCAAAAATTCTTCCCCAGCTTTTAAATAGttattatatgtttatttcatattggtatatgaaaataaacatGTGCATTTATGtgtgtttatatattttttgagaaAATGAAATGAGAGACgtaaaataatactaataaaaatgtagcATAATACAAATTGAAtcaaacaaattttatattttggaATTACTAGAACTAGTAGTGGACGATGTACTCAGAACTGTTTTTATTCTTCCATTCTGTATGTTCAGAAAAAATCAAactaattttgttaattatgCACATATTTTGGAATTTGGACAAACAACAATAAAGTATACATAcgaaatatgaaataattatgcaatttttttattttattcacgTTAATTACCTTTGTATTTATCAATATTGCAGGAGAAAATTCCTGGATTTTTTCTTTAGCTATACCCTTttgaaaattaaaattaattcgattttatattttgtaagACAAAAATTATGAGCGTATATACAATTTCTTAAATACTTTGTGGATAACAGGACAATATTTTCCCTTTGTGCTATTTTttcttcaaaaaaaaattaaaaaaaaaaaaatataagtatgaatatatttttttttcttgttaCATTATTAAATGATCAAATATCTATCGCTAGttaaacaaatatttttgatggatcttttttaataaattacttACATAGACATATCATCCTctaatatgtataaaaaaaaagtataggAAAAATCTGCACTTTTAAAATACTCATCTGAATGaggaatataaatataattttttcggAATAACCCGGAATTTCTAATTCCACCAAATCCTGGTGATGCAAAAAAATTTCCTAGTGCATGATTTCTATTGCCACTTGAATCTACTGCCGTTATACTATCGAAATTTATATGCGCAGATAATCCTATTTAAAGAAAAGAcgtaataataatgtaaattTATTGTCTCTATTTGTTTGTCTTTGGTAATTGACTCATATAATCGatttataacatatatatattggcATATGAATAAACGAAACAAAATTGGCGAATTAACAAATATCACCATATGGCTTTGCTTGGGGAAGCAATATTTTTTGACCATTGTTAATGCAAATAGCTGAATCGATTGATACATCACACTCTGGGAGGGAATAATTTTCAATATCACATTTAATTACAGTTTTAAGATAGatatatagaaataataaataccATGTTTTATAGACAAACAATaacattttaattatatgtatgcaGAATTTGAGCAATAACACTAGTTGATCTATCGTGTAGAACAAAAATCagacattaaaaaaattataatatatgttgataaaaaataaataactcctatgaatgtatatttttgatTTCCTATTCCcttattttttgttcatgattttaatattttattttgctttTCATATgcatgttatatatatatatatgtgcttTATTTTTGTGCATCTTTTTTGAAATtacattttaatttttatccTATATAAGAAATACATTTTCCAATTTAGaaacaataatatttttatgttttaaagatatatacatatatagtTATTGTTATGCTTTtcgatatatattatataccaTTTTGTGTGTGTGTTTCGAAAAATTACAGTTGTGTATCtacacaaataaaataagcaTGAGAAAATACTAAGGATGGTATAAAGTAATGTTCGAcgctttaatatatataagggGAAAATAATACTCAAAAttgtgtattattattattattattaaattttatatttttgtgaaatattgttatataaGTTTTACCAACAATAATATACCTAAAACGAAAAGCAAAAACAGTatctatataaaataaagcaACTAATTAGTTATATTAGGATGCTAATTTTGTTCAAAAATGATTTTTAcatgaattataaaaataaaaaattttaagatttgatataaaaaataaataatgagcAAATAAAGGCTATATATAAACCCCaaactaaataaaaaaaaaattgaaaactAAATGATAGCATATTGAGATATTATTTTACACTATTAAAAgtggtaataataatgaaacgaaatatttttattttaaatgctTATGCtatgtataaaatatgcaAGTTACGGATATAAGAAATCATTGGTACTAATTAAAAACAAAGAAAacgataaaaaaaagtaaaatatatgtgtaaTTACGACTGAACATGGAAAATGTGGTAAATTGTGTATTGAGATAATGAAAGCTATTTTGTATAAGAGAAATGTCCTTTCCTTAGTTTGAAAAAAAGTGAATTTTTTTGTCAAATGATCCTAAAATAAGCAAAGCTTTTTTGTTCTCTTCAACATTCTTTGAACTTTGATCATCTAAGAATGGACAAATATAACTTTTTAATAATCGAAAACATCTAATTTTATATCCATTATTAATAGAATCAATCATATTCCCACTTTTTATatcaaatattaatatatgtgtaCCATTTGTATAATCATCAGATgttatgtaaatattatttcCGTTGATATCCATTTCCATAGTTGGAAAGGAAAGTGAATTTAATACACAcccataaattttttttataatttctttttttaaaattgaataaacaaatattgTAGATGTATCTGCACAtatgattattatatttttctttcgATTATATTCtagatttaaaatattatatttttcggttgcatcaaataaatatattttatcttcTATGCAGTATGTTTCACTATTtatcaataatatatgattacTATTTAACATGCTGACAGCAATAagttctttatttttattatcattatcgtcaatattatttgtatatatccACAATACACTTGTAGGCGTTTCAGGTAAccctataatttttttcttatcaTATATAGGAGAAAGATCTGAATTTTcgtctttaattttttcataaattattagatttttatcattagctatagaacaaaaaaaaaaggaattataattaaacaaaCATTTGGATGAATATCCATTATGATAtgctaatttttttattatattaatatattttgtatcgcctttaatattatttttaatattatctaTTGAATTATTCCCTTCTATAATATCAGTtaacttatttattttttgaatatcaatatgacatatatatatttggcCACTCATAGTTgaagtaataaatatattatccttataattaatatctatatacattattgGAGATCCTAAAGATATTTCATCTAATCCTTTACATATATGCATGCATTcttcaaatttattttgatttttttcataaattataaaaagaaGTTTTATACTCCCATCTGCATATCCaactaaaataataattgggaaaaatacattaaaaaatatcacattttcaaatttactatttttatatttatcaatattatatatatcaatatatttcacaaataaaatgtttgATTTTCCTGTGtgttcatcattttttttttcatttttttgtgtttcAGGGGTAATGTTAGCAGGTGTAGTTGTAGGATTCGAACTTATATACTTAATTTTGACTTCCTTAGATATCGATTTTTCATTGGAAAAATAGTTATCCCAATTATATGTACTATCATTTCGATTACCattaatttcattattatttttttctttttgttcAGTCTTACAAGTGATAATATCACGTTCTTCTTTTTGAATACTAGTATAATGCTCTTCTCTTTT contains these protein-coding regions:
- a CDS encoding secreted ookinete protein, putative, producing the protein MLLFVYKTWYLLFLYIYLKTVIKCDIENYSLPECDVSIDSAICINNGQKILLPQAKPYGLSAHINFDSITAVDSSGNRNHALGNFFASPGFGGIRNSGLFRKNYIYIPHSDEYFKSADFSYTFFLYILEDDMSIKNSTKGKYCPVIHKGIAKEKIQEFSPAILINTKNGRIKTVLSTSSTTSSTGEEFLSNFKLRHHQWYHIAVVKHINHIRLFVNGILDSSFLTEGIIRTNDFPIYIGGAPYSLDDCDFPFLIDELKIYNISIGVDHIQSEASATLGGLEPSFVYFGCFHCDINTAVLSCPNNYHLCNKMELYIGVYNIMRKFNLNIDNIILPFSPENNIGIGVCCADM
- a CDS encoding WD repeat-containing protein, putative, whose amino-acid sequence is MKKQLEEYNKKYFRNIQFIYDFLDKIGMKNSLRELRNESKINYVKEYDDYFLENELNYFTDNKSSSEDDEESDDSIDYQDINPELFFHTINQMNNSILCKAIDSFEIGLKNRSKEIKNEAENNNIDNDKKNEYQNCQTIKNNIRNSTTIADSDIIFNHVKEQNDSMNKINFQKIKENVKLSEKLDDIKKSDITNSKNEENFLKNIIENVKDSPFPNLNALNLPIYENYKNSITTTEKILDCKSINKDQNSTINNLSSNSNIQNYKSLANEKREEHYTSIQKEERDIITCKTEQKEKNNNEINGNRNDSTYNWDNYFSNEKSISKEVKIKYISSNPTTTPANITPETQKNEKKNDEHTGKSNILFVKYIDIYNIDKYKNSKFENVIFFNVFFPIIILVGYADGSIKLLFIIYEKNQNKFEECMHICKGLDEISLGSPIMYIDINYKDNIFITSTMSGQIYICHIDIQKINKLTDIIEGNNSIDNIKNNIKGDTKYINIIKKLAYHNGYSSKCLFNYNSFFFCSIANDKNLIIYEKIKDENSDLSPIYDKKKIIGLPETPTSVLWIYTNNIDDNDNKNKELIAVSMLNSNHILLINSETYCIEDKIYLFDATEKYNILNLEYNRKKNIIIICADTSTIFVYSILKKEIIKKIYGCVLNSLSFPTMEMDINGNNIYITSDDYTNGTHILIFDIKSGNMIDSINNGYKIRCFRLLKSYICPFLDDQSSKNVEENKKALLILGSFDKKIHFFSN